AACACCATGTTTAAGAATGCCTGGAACACTACAGCCTGCGGAGACCAGGTCCCTGGAGGCATTCCAGAGCACGTCAAAGCTTTTCAGGTTTTTGGCAACAATCACAAATTAGCCAAAGTATTTAATGCTGCTGTCAAGGACAAAGGCGGGGTCTACACTGACCAGTTCCAGTTCAAGTCTCTTCATTTCCTGCTGATGGATGCCATGCGCCTCCTCAATAATGGCTCCAAGTGTCAGACTGTATACGCTGGGTCATTCGATACCTACATTGCTCAGAAGGACGATACGGTCCGTTTTGGAAGGTTTATCTCAGCCTACACCAGCAGAAGCGAAGCAGAGGAGGGTTGTGCAGATGATGGTGGAACCCTGATTGAGATCCGGACCTGTTCTGTAGTGGATGTACAGAATCATGCCTGTTCTACAGAAAATGCAGTGATGCTGATATCACCAGTGGAGTCGTTTACTGTACAGGAGGTGGGCAAGGGTAGGGAGTGTGATAACGAGATAAAGCTGTCCTCCGCAGGAATCCATCCCAACCACGACTGCTACCTATTCCCCAAGTAAGTTACCACTTTGAGTTTGTACCGCTGCATCAACCTGGCAAATACATTATATGGTTAGACTTTACAACTTAGGACGTGGAAACAGAACAGACCTCCTTAGTAGCCTTAGACTGGATGCTCTTGCCTAAGCACATGCAGCTTAGTTATCCAATTGttattaatactactactactacgactactactactagtactactagtagtaataataataattataataataataataattgtgtaTGATCATTTGTAATATTTTTGTCCTATTTTGGATTTTGTCCTGAGACACATtgtatttttcccctttttctagGATGCCTACAACTACGTCTGCTCCAGCCACAACTACAACCTCTAAGCCAACATCTCGCAGCACTGCCTCTACAACGGCTGCCTCTGCCACGGGGGCCGCTGCCCGGTGGGTGGAGCCCCACTGGCTTCTTCTGCTGACCACAGTTTCTCACTTCTGCTTCCTTTTATCACAGTGACTTGTGTGCTGACAAACCCTGAGAGCCCCTCTCCCCGATGCTATCGTAAGCATGCACACGTTTCTAGACCCCCTCCTCAAATGCATACAGTAAACAAAGACTGCCAGTGATGATAGCATCCAGGGGGGCCTCTGGACTGCATCACAAGAAACGGTGTAACCTAAAAGCTTAATGTCCATCTCAGGTGTTAAGTGCATTCACCACATATACgccttattgttttttttgtgatgaaTGGAATGTGTTGTAAAGATATTTTTACCATGATGTCTTGAAGGCAATGAAAGCTTTTaaatacctttttttttaaaccctatGAAAGCTCTACACCTTATGTGgtgatgttgttgttgatgatgttgatgatgatgataagaatAACAATGTCTGCATTTTCAATAAATGACAGTTTTCTTGATGCAAGTCTGTTGGTGTCCTATCACAGGCTACAATATCCAGCTAGGTGTGAGTGTAGTGCAAAATTGCAGAGGCACCCAAAGAATAATGAATGCAGTGTTAATTATAGTTGTCTGTGAtttaaatattttatatttaaaaaatggaTGGGAGCAGTTAGCTTCCTGCTCAGAGTGCTGCAGATTCATGAACCACAAAATATAGTGAAGCCGTAGGTGTgtacagatagggatgaggtatTGCTAAAGCACTTGCCCCTTTAACCTTACTGGACACAacgtgcccttttgaaagtttgtttttcacaatgtactgtggtcaatataatataatatagtatagtaaaatataatgaaatataatactgtataatatataatataaaatattacAGGGCCTAATATAGTATTATATAGCATTAAGGAAGTTCCACATGCTCCTCTTGCACCTGCTTTCCAAAATGTCTGCATGTTACTGATGAAGCCCAATGTCATGGTCTAATGGACATTTGGCATTCTTCAATGCATAGCTATATAATGCATCCTAAGTTGCATTgtagttttttgtgtttttttgtggtctttttctactttatttatgacagtacaGTGAAGGTTGTGACAGgtagcaagtggggagagagagacggggaagggccactaatcgaacccgggtcagccgcgtggtagacgagtgccctaccttttggccacagcagggccattgTAGTTCTTGTGATAGAGCAGCAATCATCATCTTGAAATGATTGTTAGTGGTACAAAAATAGCAGGAAACTGTATGCGTTGACATTTTTCCGCTCCACATTCCATGCACATACCTCTCTGATCTCTGAACAATGGGTGTGCCAGCGAGGCACTCACCCTCTCCAGCTCCTCTAATCTGCCTCTAGCTGGTCCATCACTACGTACGTGAATGCCACCATTCCTCCCTGTCCCCTTTATTTGCAATAACCCTCCTCCTCATCTACCAGAGCACATTTTCAAACAGAGGGACATAGGATACAGCAGCTCTTACCTCAACAGCATAGTGATAAAATAACATTTTCAATTCATCGCTGTATACAGTAGAG
This genomic interval from Engraulis encrasicolus isolate BLACKSEA-1 chromosome 16, IST_EnEncr_1.0, whole genome shotgun sequence contains the following:
- the LOC134465987 gene encoding GPI-linked NAD(P)(+)--arginine ADP-ribosyltransferase 1-like, which translates into the protein MDLAPNAVDDTYSECRDKMLAKVLGEDGILQNELSNIDNTMFKNAWNTTACGDQVPGGIPEHVKAFQVFGNNHKLAKVFNAAVKDKGGVYTDQFQFKSLHFLLMDAMRLLNNGSKCQTVYAGSFDTYIAQKDDTVRFGRFISAYTSRSEAEEGCADDGGTLIEIRTCSVVDVQNHACSTENAVMLISPVESFTVQEVGKGRECDNEIKLSSAGIHPNHDCYLFPKMPTTTSAPATTTTSKPTSRSTASTTAASATGAAARWVEPHWLLLLTTVSHFCFLLSQ